Proteins encoded together in one Drosophila albomicans strain 15112-1751.03 chromosome 2R, ASM965048v2, whole genome shotgun sequence window:
- the LOC117576960 gene encoding peptidoglycan-recognition protein LB isoform X3: MQQAATEGGPHSARLLSRADWGARMPKQVDYFTGPAPYVIIHHSYIPAACYTTPDCMRSMRDIQDFHQEDRGWNDIGYSFGIGGDGMIYTGRGFNVVGAHAPKYNDKSVGIVLIGDWRTELPPERMLQATKDLIAFGVAQGYIDPAYKLLGHKQVRDTECPGGQLFHEISTWPHFTRLNSTTEAPPVVKKI, encoded by the exons ATGCAGCAAGCCGCAACGGAGGGTGGGCCACACAGTGCCCGACTGCTGTCGAGGGCCGATTGGGGTGCCCGCATGCCCAAGCAGGTGGACTATTTCACCGGACCCGCGCCCTATGTCATCATACACCACTCGTATATACCAGCCGCATGCTACACCACGCCGGACTGTATGCGCAGCATGCGTGACATTCAGGACTTTCATCAGGAGGATCGCGGATGGAATGACATTGGCTATAGCTTTGGCATTGGAGGCGACGGCATGATCTACACGGGACGTGGATTCAATGTGGTGGGAGCTCATGCGCCCAAATACAATGACAAGAGTGTGGGAATTGTCCTTATCGGAGATTGGCGAA CTGAGCTGCCACCAGAACGCATGTTGCAGGCCACCAAGGATCTTATAGCATTTGGCGTAGCCCAGGGTTACATTGATCCCGCCTACAAGTTGCTGGGCCACAAGCAGGTGCGCGATACCGAGTGTCCTGGTGGCCAACTCTTCCACGAGATATCTACGTGGCCGCATTTCACCCGATTGAACAGCACAACTGAGGCACCGCCCGTGGTCAAGAAGATTTAA
- the LOC117576960 gene encoding peptidoglycan-recognition protein LB isoform X2, translating to MTALGLLLLSMMGYTQHMQQAATEGGPHSARLLSRADWGARMPKQVDYFTGPAPYVIIHHSYIPAACYTTPDCMRSMRDIQDFHQEDRGWNDIGYSFGIGGDGMIYTGRGFNVVGAHAPKYNDKSVGIVLIGDWRTELPPERMLQATKDLIAFGVAQGYIDPAYKLLGHKQVRDTECPGGQLFHEISTWPHFTRLNSTTEAPPVVKKI from the exons ATGACAGCACTGGGATTACTTTTGCTATCTATGATGG GTTACACCCAGCACATGCAGCAAGCCGCAACGGAGGGTGGGCCACACAGTGCCCGACTGCTGTCGAGGGCCGATTGGGGTGCCCGCATGCCCAAGCAGGTGGACTATTTCACCGGACCCGCGCCCTATGTCATCATACACCACTCGTATATACCAGCCGCATGCTACACCACGCCGGACTGTATGCGCAGCATGCGTGACATTCAGGACTTTCATCAGGAGGATCGCGGATGGAATGACATTGGCTATAGCTTTGGCATTGGAGGCGACGGCATGATCTACACGGGACGTGGATTCAATGTGGTGGGAGCTCATGCGCCCAAATACAATGACAAGAGTGTGGGAATTGTCCTTATCGGAGATTGGCGAA CTGAGCTGCCACCAGAACGCATGTTGCAGGCCACCAAGGATCTTATAGCATTTGGCGTAGCCCAGGGTTACATTGATCCCGCCTACAAGTTGCTGGGCCACAAGCAGGTGCGCGATACCGAGTGTCCTGGTGGCCAACTCTTCCACGAGATATCTACGTGGCCGCATTTCACCCGATTGAACAGCACAACTGAGGCACCGCCCGTGGTCAAGAAGATTTAA